GTACGCGGTGAGGCCGCCGCCCAGGTCTCCGCCGCCGAGAGCGAGTCCCGCCGGCTCAAGGCCCGGCTCGCCGAGGTGGAGACCGCCCTGGAGACGAGCCGCCGGGCCGCCCGCGAGGGGCGTTCGGTGGAGGACATGCGGCTGCGGCTGCTCCTGGACACCGTCCTGGACGCGGCCCAGGGACTGCGCCGTGAACTGGCCCTGCCCCCGTCCTCGGTCCGCCCCGCGGACAGCGTCGACGCGGTGGAGCCGGGGCGGATGTCACCCAAGGACATCGCGGCCAGGGCCCTTTCGGAGACCGACCCGGCACTGCTGGACCAGCTGCTCGCCCTGCCGCAGGCGCATCTGATCGTGGACGGCTACAACGTCACCAAGACCGGGTATCCCCAGATGCCCCTGGAGAAGCAGCGGTTGAGGCTGCTGGGCGGCCTCTCGGCCCTCGCCGCCCGTACGGGTGCCGAGATGACCTGCGTCTTCGACGGGGCGGAGCTGGCCGCCCCGGTACTGCTGGCCCCGCCGCGCGGGGTGCGGGTGCTGTTCAGCAAGGCGGGGGTCACCGCCGACGAGCTGATCCGGCAGCTGGCACGTGCCGAACCGCCCGGCAGACCCGTCGTGGTGGTCTCCACCGACCGCGAGGTGGCCGACGGGGTGGCGAAGGCCGGCGCCAGACCCGTCGCGTCCGCCTTGCTCCTCAAGCGGCTTTCGCGCGTCTAGCGTGTCTTGCGTGGCATGGGGCGCTTGCCGGGTTTCATGGAACGGTCCGTCAAACCACCGCTACACGCTGTGGGATGAAAGCAAAGAAGTGCCTGGTGTGACGAGTTTTTTCCCGCGAGGATTTGAACTGATCACAAGATGGTCACTAGGGTCAGGCCACGAAACCTTCGCACGGTTGATCGCCCACCCGGGGTGACGGCGAAGGAACCGCCGAGTCCGTGACGTGCACGGAGCCGGGGACCCGCTCCCCCCACCAGCCCGGTAGGCGGCTCGAGGAAGAAGGAGCTCGCCTTCGTGGCGTCCCACCGTCGTCCCAAACCGCCGAGCCGCACCCGCGTGACCGTGCTCACCGCGACCGCCGCCGCAGCCGTTGCCCTGTCCTCCCAGGCGGCGCACGCCGACCCGAAGCCGACCACGGAAGAGGTCAAGGCGAAGGTCGACAAGCTCTACCACGAGGCCGAGGTCTCCACCGAGAAGTACAACGGCGCCAAGGAGCAGCAGGACAAGCTCAAGAAGCAGGTCGACGCGCTCCAGGACAAGGTCGCCCGGGGCCAGGACGAGCTCAACACCCTGCGGGGCGAACTGGGTTCGCTCGCCACCGCGCAGTACCGCTCCGGTGGTCTCGACCCCTCGCTCCAGCTGATGCTCTCCTCGGACCCGGACGACTTCCTCGACCAGGCATCCGCCCTGGACCAGCTGACGGCCAAGCAGGCCGAGTCGCTGGAGAAGATCCAGTCCAAGCAGCGGGCCCTCGCGCAGCAGCGCAAGGAGGCCCAGGCCAAGCTGGGTGACCTCGCCGACGTCCGCGAGGCGCTGGGCGAGAACAAGAAGAAGTTCCAGGGCAAGCTGGCCGAGGCCCAGAAGCTGCTGAACACCCTCACCGCCGCCGAGAAGGCGAAGCTGGCCCAGGAGGAGCAGCGCTCCAGCCGCGCCGCCAGCGACCGGGTCGAACTCGGCAACGAGGTCTCCGCCTCCGCCCGCGGTGCCGCGGCCCTCGCCGCCGCCGCCTCGAAGGTCGGCACGCCGTACGTCTCCGGAGCCTCCGGACCCGGCTCCTTCGACTGCTCGGGCCTCACCCAGTGGGCCTACGCCCAGGCCGGTGTCCAGCTCACCCGCACCACGTACACCCAGATCAACGACGGCCCGCGGATCGGCCGCAGCGCCCTGCAGCCGGGCGACCTGGTCTTCTTCAACAACACCTCGCACGTGGGCCTCTACGCGGGGAACAACCAGGTGCTGCACGCCCCCTACCCGGGCAAGTTCGTCCGGTACGAGTCGATGGAGTACCTCGGCTCCTTCCAGTTCGGCGTGCGCCCCTGACGCCCTGACGGGCACGTTCGCACAGACGTCCGCCCCGCCGGCGGCCTTCGGGCCGCCGGCGGGGCGCCGCCGTCCCCCGGCCCGCCCTCCGGGGCACCGGCCGCCCGCGGGTGACCGTACGATCGGCTGGATGACTGTCCGGACGCAGGACGCGCGGCGGGAGCGCACCCGCAGAGGGAGCACGGCGGGCGCCGTGCTCGCCGGACTGCTCCTCGCCGGCGCGTGCTCGGCGCCCGCCGGTACCCCCGCCGGCCTCACCCCGGGAGAGCTGGGCGTCGTCCTGGACCGGCGCGCCGCCGCCGTCCTGGCCCATGACACCGAGGCATACCTGGCCCCGCTGGACCCGGCGGCGGCCGCCTTCCGCGCGCAGCAGCGCACCGAGCTGGACAACCTGGCCGGTGTGCCGATCGGATCGTGGGAGTACCGGGTGAAGGATCTGACGGGGGAGGGGGACGGCCGGGCCGGGGCCGAGGTGGACCTGCTCCACCGGATCGAGGGATACGACAGCGCCCCGGTGACCTCGCCCCGCACCCTGGAACTGGTGCGGCGCGGCGACAGCTGGTACATCGCGGGGGAACGGGCCGCCGAGGGCGCCCCGGAACTGCTGTGGCACCAGGGCGGCATCGACGTCGTACGCGGCGCGCACAGCCTCGTCCTGGGCGTCGGGCGCCCGGAGGAGGAGCTGCGGCGCCTCGCGGAGACCGCCGACCGGGCGGTCCCGGCCGTCGGGGAGTCCTGGCCGCGGCCCTGGACGGGACAGGTGATGGTGCTCGCCCCCGCGTCCGTCGAGGACATGGCCGGCCTCCTCGACGGACCCGCCTCCAGCTACCGGGGGACAGCCGCGGTGACCACCGGCGAGGTCGGCGGCGGCCGCCGCCGGCCGGCGGACCGGATCGTCGTCAACCCCGCCGCCTACGGTTCGCTCGGCGAGTTCGGCCGGCGGGTCGTCCTCACCCACGAGACCACGCACGTCGCGACCCGGGCCGACACCACCGCGGCCACCCCCGTCTGGCTCTCCGAGGGCTTCGCCGACCTGGCCGCCTACCGCCGCGAGAACCGCACCGCCCCGGAGCTCGCCCCCGGACTCGCCGCCGCCGTCCGGCGGGGCGAACTGCCCGCCCGGCTGCCGGCGGACGAGGACTTCGCGTTCGACGAGGACCCGGAGGGCCTCGCACGGGCCTACGAGGGCGGCTGGCTGGCCTGCGAACTGATCGCCGGTGAATGGGGCGAGGCAGAGCTGATCGCCTTCTACCGGGCCGTCGGGGCGCACCCGGGCCGGGACGGCGCGGTGGAGCACGCCCTGCACAGCGTGCTCGGCACGACCCCGGAGGACTTCACGGCGCGCTGGCGGGAGTATCTGCGCGAGCGGCTGGGCTGATCTCCCCCGCGTCCCGCCCGGCACCCGGTCCGGGCACGCACGCCCGCCACAGCCGCCACGAAGCCGTCAGCGCCGCCGCCAGCAGCAGCCCGTTGCGTACGGCCATCAGCGCCACCCCCTGCGCGTCGCTCGCCACGACGTGCGCGAAGCCCAGCGGGAACTCCAGCACCGTCACCCCGGTCGCCACCAGCACCAGCCACGCGCAGGGCACCATCCGGGTGCCCCGGAACACCAGGCACACCGCGGCGAGCCCCACCAGCCACACGAGGTACTGGGGGCTGACGACCCGGCTGGTGACGGTGAAGAGCAGCACCGCCGTGAACGCCGCGTCCGCCGCGGTGTGCACCGCGAACGTCCGGGCCCGCAGCCGCCACACCAGCAGCCAGCCGAACGCGAGCACGCTCAGCCACAGCACCACGGTGCTCACCAGCGCCACCTGCGGGCCGGTGAACTCCATGGACCCGTAACGCAGTTCGATCCCGCCCTGCCAGCCGTACTGCCGGGCCACATGGAAGACCAGCGCCGCCGGGGACTCGATCTCCAGGCCCCGGTCGCGCTGGAACGTCAGGAACGCGAACGCGCCCGGCATGGCCACCGCCGCCACCAGCGACAGCGCCCCCGCCGTCACCGCGGCGGCCGTCCAGGCGCGCCGGGTGGCCCGGCCCTTCGCCGTCCCCACCAGCACCAGCACGGGCCACACCTTCAGCAGTGCGCCGAAGGCGGCCAGCGCCCCCAGCACCCGGGGCCGGCGCACCCCGGCCAGCAGCGCCGCGACCGCGACGGCCGTCACCATCAGGTCGTACCGGGCGTACACCGTCGGGCCGAGCAGCGGCACCCCCGCCACCCACATCCACGCCCCCGCCGGGCGGGTGCCGGGCCGCCCGGACGCGTACAGCAGCAGGGCCAGCACCAGCGCGTCGCAGAGCAGGACCAAGACGAAGAACGCCGACGCGTACTCCAGGAACGGCAGCAGGGCCGGGGAGGCCACCGCGAGCGCCGCGGCGGGCGGGTACTGCCAGGTGACGTCGTCCAGCGGGTACGAACCGGTGCGCAGCACCTCGTACCAGTTCCGGTAGATCACCGAGACGTCCACCGTGACGTCCAGGCCCGGCATCTCCAGCACCTTGAAGACCCAGAGCAGCAGCACCGCCCGGGTGAGTGCCCATACCGCGAGGGCCGCGCCCCGGCCGCCCGCTCCCGTCCACACCGTCATGGACGCAATGATGCAGGCCGGTCCGGTGCGGGAGCCGTCAGGCAGGGCCGTACGGCCGCCCGGTACTGTCGGCGGCGATGGACAAGACCCTGATCGTGACCAACGACTTCCCGCCCCGCCCCGGGGGCATCCAGGCATTCCTGCACAACATGGCGCTGCGTCTGGACCCCGCACAGCTCGTCGTGTACGCCTCCACCTGGAAGCGCGGCGAGGAGGGCGCCCGGGCCACCGCCGCCTTCGACGCCGAACAGCCCTTCACCGTCGTACGCGACCGTACGACGATGCTGCTGCCCACCCCGGGCGCCACCCGGCAGGCGGTGCGGCTGCTGCGCGAACACGGCTGCACCTCCGTGTGGTTCGGCGCGGCGGCCCCGCTCGGACTGATGGCGCCCGCGCTCCGCCGGGCCGGGGCCCGCCGGATCGTCGCCACCACCCACGGGCACGAGGCGGGCTGGGCCCAGCTGCCCGCGTCCCGGCAGCTGCTGCGCCGCATCGGCGAGGGCACCGACACGCTCACCTACCTCGGCGAGTACACCCGCTCCCGGATCGCCGCCGCGCTCACCCCCGAGGCGGCGGGCCGCATGGCGCAGCTGCCGCCCGGCGTCGACGAGCGGACCTTCCACCCCGGTTCGGGCGGTGACCGGGTCAGGGCCCGGCTCGGCCTCGCGGACCGGCCCGTCGTGGTGTGCGTGTCCCGGCTGGTGCCCCGCAAGGGCCAGGACACGCTGATCCTGGCCATGCCCGCGATCCTGGCGAAGGAGCCGGACGCGGTCCTCCTGATCGTCGGCGGAGGCCCTTACGAGGGGCGGCTGAGGAAGCTGGCCGCCGAGACCGGTGTGCGGGACTCGGTGCTCTTCACCGGGCCCGTGCCCTGGGAGGAACTGCCCGCCCACTACGGCGCCGGTGACGTCTTCGCGATGCCCTGCCGCACCCGGCGCGGCGGCCTCGACGTCGAGGGCCTCGGCATCGTCTACCTGGAGGCGTCCGCGACCGGGCTGCCGGTCGTGGCGGGCGACTCAGGCGGCGCCCCGGACGCCGTGCTCGACGGTGAGACCGGCTGGGTCGTGCGCGGCGGTTCGGCCGAGGAGACTGCCGACCGGATCACCACCCTGCTCGGCGACCCCGGGCTCCGCCGGCGGATGGGGGAGCGGGGCCGGGCCTGGGTCGAGGAGAAGTGGCGCTGGGACCTGCTCGCCCGGAGGCTCACCGCACTGCTGTGAGCGACGGGAGGGGGCCCGCACACCGTGTGCGGGCCCCCTCCCGTCGCGGCCGGACGCCTCCGGCTCAGCCGCGGTAGATCGACTCGACCTCGTCCGCGAAGTCCTTGGCGACCACGTTGCGCTTCAGCTTCAGCGACGGGGTGATGTGCCCCGCCTCCTCGGTGAACTGGGACGCGAGGACACGGAACTTGCGCACCGACTCCGCCTTGGAGACCGCCGCGTTGCCGTCGTCCACCGCCCGCTGCACCTCCGCCAGCAGATCGGCGTCCTCACGCAGCGACACCGCCGTCGAACCGGCGGGCTTGCCGTTCTCGTCGGCCCACCGGGAGAGGAACTCCTCGTCCAGCGTGATCAGCGCGCCGACGAACGGCCGCCCGTCGCCGACCACCATGCACTCGGCGACCAGGGCGTGGCCGCGGATGCGGTCCTCGATCACGGCCGGGGCGACGTTCTTGCCGCCGGCGGTGACGATGATCTCCTTCTTGCGGCCGGTGATGGCCAGGTAGCCGTCCTCGTCCAGCGTCCCGATGTCACCCGTGTGGAACCAGCCGTCGGCCAGCGCCTCCGCGCTCGCCGCCTCGTTCTGCCAGTACCCGGTGAACAGGTGCTCGCCGTGCAGCAGCACCTCGCCGTCGTCGGCGATACGCACGACCGAGCCGGGCAGCGGCTGGCCGACCGTACCGATCTTCTGCCGGTCCCACGGGTTGAAGGCGGTCGCGGCACAGCTCTCGGTCAGGCCGTACCCCTCCAGCACCGTGAAACCGATGCCGCGGAAGAAGTGGCCGAGCCGCTCGCCCAGCGGAGCGCCGCCGGAGATCGCGTACTCGCCGCGGCCGCCGAGCACGGCCCGCAGCTTGCCGAAGACCAGCTTGTCGAAGACCCGGTGCTTGACCCGCAGCCCGAACGACGGGCCCTGGGGGGTGCCCAGGGCCCGGCTGTAGGCGATCGCCGTGTCCGCGGCCCGGTCGAAGATCCTGCCCTTGCCGTCGGCCTGCGCCTTGGCGCGCGCCGAGTTGTAGACCTTCTCGAAGACCCGGGGGACACCGAGGATCAGCGTCGGCCGGAAGGACGCCAGCTCGTCGGTGAGGTTCTTGATGTCCGGCACACAGCCGAGCCGGATCGGGGCCATCACCGAGGCGACCTCGACCAGGCGCCCGAAGACGTGCGCGGCCGGCAGGAACAGCAGGACCGAGCACTCACCGGTACGGAAGAGCGGCTTCAGCCGCTCCACCACGTTGCCGCACTCCGCGAAGAAGCTGCGGTGCGTCAGCACACAGCCCTTGGGGCGGCCGGTGGTGCCCGAGGTGTAGACGATGGTCGCCGGGTCGTCGGCCCTGGCACTGCGCATCCGCAGGTCCAGCGTCCCGTCCGGGACCCCGGCGCCGGACGCGGCGAGCTCGGGGACCGCGCCCTTCTCGATCTGCCACACGTGTTCCAGGGCCGGGAGCCGGTCGCGTACGGCGGCGACGGACGCCGCGTGGGCGTCGCTCTCCACGACCACCGCGACCGCGCCGGAGTCACCGAGGATCCACTGGATCTGCTCGGGGAGCTGGTCTCGTACACCGGTACGGTGACCGCGCCCGCGCTCCAGATGGCGAAGTCCAGCAGCACCCACTCGAAACGGGTGCGCGACATCAGGGCGACCCGGTCACCGGGCTGCACGCCCGCCGCGATCAGGCCCTTCGCGGCGGCGGAGACCTCCGCCAGGAACTGCGTGGCGTCCACGTCCGTCCAGACACCGGCGACCTTGCGGCTCATCACCGCGACATCGGGATGCTGAGCGGCGTTGCGGCGGATGAGATCCGTCAGGTTGCCGTCCGTGGGGACCTCGTACAGGGCCGGAAGGCTGAACTCGCGCAAGACTGCTGCTCCTCATCGGGCTCCGGTTCCACGACTCTGTGTGACGCACCGGATGCGGTCCAAGACTGGCAGGTGCTCCGTGGGGTGAGCACGACTGGACTGCCCGGACGTTACCCACCGGTACTCGGTTCCGGATAGGGGGACCGGGGTAGATGTCTTATGCATCACACATCCCTGCGGCCCTGACCGGCACAGTAGTGCACGCGGGCCCCGGCCCGGGAGTAACCGCAGGTCCGGCGGGCTCTACCGGCGGCGGTCCCGGAGACCTAGGGTGACCTCCATGCGAGGCAGCGGACCGCAGGACCCGGATACGGGCACCGCCCGGAAGACGGGCACGCGTGTGCACGTGGTGAGCGACGTGCACGGCAACACGGAGGCGCTGGCGCGCGCCGGGGACGGCGCCGACGCCCTGGTCTGCCTCGGTGACCTGGTGCTCTTCATCGACTACGCCGACCACTCGCGCGGCATCTTCGCCGATCTCTTCGGCGCGGAGAACACCGGCCGCCTCGTCCGGCTGCGCACCGAGCGGCGGTTCGAGGAGGCCCGGGCCTTCGGCAGAGGGCTCTGGGCGGGCCTCGACCGCGACGCCGCCGTCCTGGGGGCGGTACGCAAGCAGTACGCCGAGATGTTCGCCGCCATGCCCACCCCCACCTACGCCACCTATGGCAACGTCGACGTGCCCTCCCTCTGGCCCGAATACGCCGGATCCGGTACGACCGTGCTGGACGGCGAGCGTGCCGAGATCGGCGGCCGCGTCTTCGGCTTCGTCGGCGGCGGGCTGCGGACCCCGATGAACACCCCGTACGAGATCGGCGACGAGGAGTACGCCGCCAAGGTCGAGGCGCTCGGCCCGGTGGACGTCCTGTGCTCGCACATCCCGCCCGAGGTCCCCGAACTGACCTACGACACGGTGGCCCGGCGCTTCGAGCGGGGCAGCCGCGCCCTGCTGGACGCCATCCACCGCACCCGCCCCCGCTACGCGCTCTTCGGCCACGTCCACCAGCCGCTGGCGAGCCGGATGCGGATCGGCGCCACCGAGTGCGTCAACGTCGGCCACTTCGCCGCGACCGGCCGGCCCTGGGCCCTGACCTGGTGAGGAGCCGCCGCCCGGCCCCCGCCGGGCGTTCCGGGACCGGCCGGGACCCGGTGGGCGGCGGTTCCCGGGAGCCGCGGACGGCGGGCGGCCGGGGAAGGCCCCGGGGCGTGGACGGGGCCGGGACGGGCACGCGATAGCCTGCACACGGCAGGTCACTGCCGAACGCGACCGGTACACCGCACTGGAGGGCCACGGCGATGGCTGAACACACCAGCTCGAGCATCACCATCGAGGCGGCGCCGGCCGACGTCATGGAAGTGATCGCCGACTTCGCCCGCTACCCCGAGTGGACCGGCGAGGTGAAGGAGTCCGAGATCCTGGCCACCGACGACCAGGGCCGCGCCGAGCAGGTCCGCCTGGTGCTGGACGCCGGCGCGATCAAGGACGACCACGTCCTCGCCTACACCTGGAACAGCCCCTACGAGGTCGACTGGACCCTCGTCAAGTCCCAGATGCTGCGCGCCCTGGACGGCTCGTACGCGCTGGCGCCGCTGGGCGACGGCGACCGCACCCAGGTCACCTACCGGCTTGCCGTGGACGTCAAGATCCCGCTGCTGGGCATGATCAAGCGCAAGGCCGAGAAGGTCATCATCGACCGCGCCCTGGCCGGCCTGAAGAAGCGCGTCGAGTCCGTCTCCCGGGGCTGACCCGGTGCGTACGGTCCTCGTCACGGGCCCCGGCGGCGCCGGCCGTACGACGCTCGCCGCGGCGAGCGCCCTGCACACCGCCCGCGGCGGCCGGCGCACCCTGCTGGTCACCGCGGACCCCGTCCCCGGCTTCCCCCGCGCCGCCGCCGGGGAGGACGTCGAGGTCACCGCCGGCCTCCACCACGTCCGTACCGACTCCGCCGCGCACTTCCGCGCCGAGCTCACCGCCCTCCAGGACCGCGCGTCCGGAGTGCTCGACCTGCTCGGCGCGCACCGGATGGACGGCGAGGAGCTCACCGAACTGCCCGGCGCCCCCACGCTCGCCCTCCTGCACACCCTGCACCGCGCCGCCGCCGGGGACTGGTCGAAGGACCTCTACGACGTCCTCGTCGTCGACCTGCCGCCCCTGGCCGAGGCGCTCGCCCTGCTCGCCCTGCCCGGACAGCTGCGCCGCTACCTGCGCCGCCTGCTGCCGCCCGAGCGGCAGGCGGCCCGCGCCCTGCGCCCGATGCTCGCCCAGATAGCCGGCGTCCCGATGCCCGCCCAGTGGCTCTACGAGGCCGCCCTCCGCAAGGACGGCGAACTGGCCGCCGTCGAGGGCCTGCTGCGGGACCGCTCGACGACCGTACGGCTGGTCGCCGAACCCGGGCCCGCCGCCGAGGAGGCGC
This DNA window, taken from Streptomyces nitrosporeus, encodes the following:
- a CDS encoding C40 family peptidase; translated protein: MASHRRPKPPSRTRVTVLTATAAAAVALSSQAAHADPKPTTEEVKAKVDKLYHEAEVSTEKYNGAKEQQDKLKKQVDALQDKVARGQDELNTLRGELGSLATAQYRSGGLDPSLQLMLSSDPDDFLDQASALDQLTAKQAESLEKIQSKQRALAQQRKEAQAKLGDLADVREALGENKKKFQGKLAEAQKLLNTLTAAEKAKLAQEEQRSSRAASDRVELGNEVSASARGAAALAAAASKVGTPYVSGASGPGSFDCSGLTQWAYAQAGVQLTRTTYTQINDGPRIGRSALQPGDLVFFNNTSHVGLYAGNNQVLHAPYPGKFVRYESMEYLGSFQFGVRP
- a CDS encoding SRPBCC family protein → MAEHTSSSITIEAAPADVMEVIADFARYPEWTGEVKESEILATDDQGRAEQVRLVLDAGAIKDDHVLAYTWNSPYEVDWTLVKSQMLRALDGSYALAPLGDGDRTQVTYRLAVDVKIPLLGMIKRKAEKVIIDRALAGLKKRVESVSRG
- a CDS encoding glycosyltransferase family 4 protein codes for the protein MDKTLIVTNDFPPRPGGIQAFLHNMALRLDPAQLVVYASTWKRGEEGARATAAFDAEQPFTVVRDRTTMLLPTPGATRQAVRLLREHGCTSVWFGAAAPLGLMAPALRRAGARRIVATTHGHEAGWAQLPASRQLLRRIGEGTDTLTYLGEYTRSRIAAALTPEAAGRMAQLPPGVDERTFHPGSGGDRVRARLGLADRPVVVCVSRLVPRKGQDTLILAMPAILAKEPDAVLLIVGGGPYEGRLRKLAAETGVRDSVLFTGPVPWEELPAHYGAGDVFAMPCRTRRGGLDVEGLGIVYLEASATGLPVVAGDSGGAPDAVLDGETGWVVRGGSAEETADRITTLLGDPGLRRRMGERGRAWVEEKWRWDLLARRLTALL
- a CDS encoding glycosyltransferase 87 family protein: MTVWTGAGGRGAALAVWALTRAVLLLWVFKVLEMPGLDVTVDVSVIYRNWYEVLRTGSYPLDDVTWQYPPAAALAVASPALLPFLEYASAFFVLVLLCDALVLALLLYASGRPGTRPAGAWMWVAGVPLLGPTVYARYDLMVTAVAVAALLAGVRRPRVLGALAAFGALLKVWPVLVLVGTAKGRATRRAWTAAAVTAGALSLVAAVAMPGAFAFLTFQRDRGLEIESPAALVFHVARQYGWQGGIELRYGSMEFTGPQVALVSTVVLWLSVLAFGWLLVWRLRARTFAVHTAADAAFTAVLLFTVTSRVVSPQYLVWLVGLAAVCLVFRGTRMVPCAWLVLVATGVTVLEFPLGFAHVVASDAQGVALMAVRNGLLLAAALTASWRLWRACVPGPGAGRDAGEISPAARADTPASAP
- a CDS encoding NYN domain-containing protein, which translates into the protein MEQPAGGAEPADTAEGAAESLDRPLPESVRRKVVALVSDAFGGLTVGELPAQLRQYARFTPTRRAKFAGNAMAAALESDAVFRRRIGERLGRSQPELAAALESGAPPAAADPVDVAAAAYVLRPAGWAKLVAAVGEEVQRADAERADEETRHELARLREELAHSRDRTRAETERLRTELEAARKETDSLQRKLRSALNEVKRGEAALRKAGAETETVRGEAAAQVSAAESESRRLKARLAEVETALETSRRAAREGRSVEDMRLRLLLDTVLDAAQGLRRELALPPSSVRPADSVDAVEPGRMSPKDIAARALSETDPALLDQLLALPQAHLIVDGYNVTKTGYPQMPLEKQRLRLLGGLSALAARTGAEMTCVFDGAELAAPVLLAPPRGVRVLFSKAGVTADELIRQLARAEPPGRPVVVVSTDREVADGVAKAGARPVASALLLKRLSRV
- a CDS encoding ArsA family ATPase; amino-acid sequence: MRTVLVTGPGGAGRTTLAAASALHTARGGRRTLLVTADPVPGFPRAAAGEDVEVTAGLHHVRTDSAAHFRAELTALQDRASGVLDLLGAHRMDGEELTELPGAPTLALLHTLHRAAAGDWSKDLYDVLVVDLPPLAEALALLALPGQLRRYLRRLLPPERQAARALRPMLAQIAGVPMPAQWLYEAALRKDGELAAVEGLLRDRSTTVRLVAEPGPAAEEALSRARTGLALYGLGTDTLLANRILPRHSADPFLAGLAARQDACLEHWRADPAPPAEIAHLGRDPRSLEDLLLLGEHCAVDDRAPGRADDPWWTEDTGRAEDGGRLLTWCLPLPGAVREELRLVRRGDELLLTAGEFHRTLRLESALRRCTVSGAALTDGVLRVRFTPDPDLWPRTR
- a CDS encoding metallophosphoesterase family protein — translated: MRGSGPQDPDTGTARKTGTRVHVVSDVHGNTEALARAGDGADALVCLGDLVLFIDYADHSRGIFADLFGAENTGRLVRLRTERRFEEARAFGRGLWAGLDRDAAVLGAVRKQYAEMFAAMPTPTYATYGNVDVPSLWPEYAGSGTTVLDGERAEIGGRVFGFVGGGLRTPMNTPYEIGDEEYAAKVEALGPVDVLCSHIPPEVPELTYDTVARRFERGSRALLDAIHRTRPRYALFGHVHQPLASRMRIGATECVNVGHFAATGRPWALTW